In Lactiplantibacillus pentosus, the sequence AGCCGTGGATGGCGTGCGCCGGGTGCTGGCCGCAAGTCGTGATGCCGGTGTCAAACGAGTCGTCTTAACCTCTGCATACGGCGCCATTTTTGCCGGTCACAAGCACCGGACGACCCCGTACACCGAAGAAGACTGGTCCAACCTGGACTGGAAAGAGATTCACCCCTATCAAGAATCGAAAACGCGGGCGGAATTAGCGGCTTGGGACTTTATTCAGCATGACGGGCGTGGCTTGGAATTAACGACGGTCAACCCCGTGGCCGTCATGGGTCCCGTCCTGTCCGCAAAATATTCGCACTCTAACATTCAGATTCAACAATTCTTAGAAGGCCAAGTGAAAGCCGTGCCGAACGTTGATTCCGGTTACGTAGACGTTCGAGATGTCGCCAGTCTACACTTGCTAGCGATGACCGCACCACAGGCAAACGGCGAGCGGTTCCTCGCGACGACGGGTGAAACGCTATCGATGTTAGATGTCGCCAATATCTTACGTGAGTCGCTGCCGGCATTTGCTAGTCAGCTGCCAACCAAGACGATCCCCAATGCGGTCGTTAAACTAGCCGCTAAAGCTCGTCCTGATTTACGGATGGTCGCTTCGCTAGTGGGAACTTATGCGGGCACCAGCAATCATAAGGCCCAGACACTACTAGATTGGCATCCGCGCCCCGCTGCGGAATCCATTATTGCGACTGCCCAATCCATGATTGACTTGGGCATCGTGAAGGCACCACACTAAGCCATTGCACCAGCGATAGATTAAGCACCAGCCCCCTGTTTTGGACTAGCACTGGCTTAGGCGCTCTGCCGTATGTATTGCACAAACATCAACTTTGATGCGAGTCCTCAATTTTACGCGACCACTAGATTAGATGTAAACACGCCACTTTACACGAACGTCAGATCAACCGCCGACACTCAGTTTGAATTGCTA encodes:
- a CDS encoding SDR family oxidoreductase, with protein sequence MQKQLVVVTGGSGFIAIHIIRQLLQQGYAVRTTVRALDKAPVIKEMLRNGGITDFSSLEIVVADLASDDHWPEVMAGATYTIDVASPTPKLNFKNKAEMIRPAVDGVRRVLAASRDAGVKRVVLTSAYGAIFAGHKHRTTPYTEEDWSNLDWKEIHPYQESKTRAELAAWDFIQHDGRGLELTTVNPVAVMGPVLSAKYSHSNIQIQQFLEGQVKAVPNVDSGYVDVRDVASLHLLAMTAPQANGERFLATTGETLSMLDVANILRESLPAFASQLPTKTIPNAVVKLAAKARPDLRMVASLVGTYAGTSNHKAQTLLDWHPRPAAESIIATAQSMIDLGIVKAPH